The Vigna unguiculata cultivar IT97K-499-35 chromosome 11, ASM411807v1, whole genome shotgun sequence genomic sequence CTTTTTCCTCCAATCCACTGTGGATGGCACTGCAGTATTATTTTGGTACTTGAAAGAGGTTGTCCTTGTGATAGAGGAACACATGTGACCCTTGAACCTATTTCTTGTTCCTATGAACTCCTCATTGGTGAGGTCTGCAAATTGATTAACACCAAGCTTGTAAGGTTTATTGGCAGCATTGTTGAAGGCATCAATGTAGTTCACATTTTCCCTGAATATTCTTAAACGCTTCTCCCTTTCCTGAGGCTCCTTATACACTTTTCCATAACGACTCATCCATTCCTCATGCCTCTCATGCATGGAGTCATCTTGGAGAGTGCGAGATGTGACTTCAAAAGCCCACATCGCCATGCAGAAAACCAATGTCAAACAAATATGATAGCACTGAGTTTTGGTAGCCATGGTAGCTAGTGTATTCTTAGAGTTGTTTGAAATTGGTACGTGAAAGATGCAGTGTGGTGCTCCCAACATTATTTGTGGTATTTATTCTAAATTGTCTTTGAATCGTAAATTAACCTTATGTGTTTTCAATTCATATCTGAAAGCACCTTATCCTTAATATACCAATGAAGTAGTTTTCCAAGGAAGCCTTCTTTGTTGGCACTGGAAAAGTTTGGAGCTATATAAACGAAAGTTTGaaacttgttttgttttatttgcaTGCATATTGCTATGGCGCAAAACCAAATAAAGTAGCAGTATTTTTCCTTCCAGCCTtccaaatccaataaaatataatatactatggattaaattatttttctatctttatGTTTGTTCTTGTTTCTTAGTTTTAGTTCTTCCACGTATGAcaacaaaatatcaataattttagtCTGTACATATGTCTTTTGTAGCCGTTTCTTACTGtcatcaattttctttataGCAGTTTTATACTGATTCAGAATTTTAATACAGATAAACCATCAgctaactatattttaatttttttttaaatatcatttgtATGGATGGATGGGATATCCATGTAGTAAAACAATggattggattagatttttatgAAATGAATCAGAttgattcatatttttttaactaaatttttactaaattaaaatggattagtgtaaactttttaaaatcgATTCATTATGATCAAGAATAAAATTTACACAATTTATTTGTTTCTGAATTCATGCTAAGTTTAGCGTAAGGTTTAAACCAAAAACAACACAACATAATTCATTTGTTAATAAATATCTTTGTATAAACCTATTTGGTTTGGAAAAGTGCGACTTTTATCTGATTATGGTGTAGAAATTTGCGTGAATGAAGTTAATAAAGTTTTCATACTTCATTTTTATAATACTAAACTTTCCCAATACGCACATTCTCTTTGACAAGCACTTTGGCACCATATATCGCACCATTTATACGTTACGCTTGACAAGTAATTTGTCCACACTGCCAATATCCACTGGCAATGGtctcttttagaaaagaaaaatctcaGCTACATTCAATAAAGAGATGCTTTCAGATTTAAGTTGGAAACTAAAACAAACTAATTTAGAATTCAACGCTATCATGCCTATATAAACACCACAAACAATCCAGAATACCACGCCACAACACATCTTTCAATCATTTCACTAACCAGCCTAAAGTAGTTATTCCAATTATCTGTCACATAAGTAGCCACCATGGTTGCAAAAAATCAGTTCTATCATATTTCACTGCCACTGCTTTTCTGCATGGGATTCTTGGCTTTTCAAGTCTCATGTCGCACTCTCCAAGATGCCACCATGTATGAGAGGCATGAGGAATGGATGGCTCGTTATGGCAAAGGCTACAAGGACCCTCAAGAAAGGGAAAAGCGATTCAGGATATTCAAGGAAAATGTGAACTACATTGAAGCCTTCAACAGTGCTGCCAATAAACCTTACAAGTTAGCTATTAATCAATTTGCAGACCTCACCAACGAGGAGTTCATAGCACCAAGAAATAGGTTCAAGGGGCACATGTGTTCCTCAATCATAAGGACAACCACTTTTAAGTATGAAAATGTGACTGCAGTACCATCCACTGTGGACTGGAGGCAAAAGGGTGCAGTGACACCCGTCAAGAACCAAGGCCAGTGTGGTACGTGCTTCATTACTCATTCACATTGCTGAGTGAAATTAAATTGCTTGATTATCTAACTATTAATAATTTACCTTGAGTAGGATGCTGCTGGGCTTTTTCTGCTGTTGCAGCAACTGAAGGAATTCACAAACTGAGTACTGGAAAATTGATCTCTTTGTCAGAACAAGAACTTGTTGATTGTGACATCAATGGGGAGGACCAAGGTTGTGGTGGTGGTCTTATGGATGACGCTTTCAAattcatcattcaaaatcatGGACTCAACACCGAAGCCAATTACCCCTATCAGGGTGTTGATGGAAAATGCAATGCAAATGCAGCAGGCAGCCATGCTGCTACCATTACTGGGTACGAGGATGTCCCTGCCAACAACGAGAAGGCACTGCAAAAGGCTGTGGCCAATCAACCTGTCTCCGTAGCCATCGATGCCAGTGGCTCTGActttcaattttacaaaagcGGTGTCTTTAGTGGTTCATGTGGAACTGAGTTGGACCATGGTGTGACTGCTGTGGGATATGGTGTTAGTGATGATGGAAGTGAGTATTGGTTGGTTAAGAACTCTTGGGGAACAGAGTGGGGTGAAGAAGGCTACATTAGGATGCAAAGAGGTGTGGCTGCTCAAGAAGGACTCTGTGGCATAGCTATGATGGCATCTTACCCTACtgcataattattaaatttgtatactACTATTTCTAAACTGCTTTCTGTTGTGTATAACACTGTATTCTCTCATGAATCGTTGTATTTCAACATATCACTTatgatgaaatgaaaaatttgtctGTGACTAAACATGTTATGATGGTTCATATATGCTTCGACTATTTTACCTTTCTAACTGAGATCCTGGAAGAGAAACCCATTCATATATGGTTGGTATTTTGCCATTTTGAAAGTGTGCATTGTGTTACAGAGGAAAGCAATTCCATGCTTTCTGGATAACATCACCTATGCACCTGAAAACAAAGTTTGTTTTTCCTTCTGTTGATCTCATACCAAAAGCAGTATATGAAACAATTATGATGGATAAAAATGGATATAATGGGCCTAGATCACCGGCTGGCCTTGTTGATCGGACACGCTCACCAACCTTCCACATCCTGGTTTGATCAATTTTGCCCATGGGAAAGGCAGGCAGACCCTCTTTCTACTGTAAAACACAGGTACAGTTTAGATATTGCTCAATAGCTCTAAATGGAAAGTAAATATGCACGTACATAAAAGCGACGTCCAGCCAAGACAACACTGCGAATCTCACACCCAACAGCGATATCCTCATAGCACTCGTACAAAATATCCATGCAGGGATAATATGAAGCACTATATGCTTTCTCAAATTCCCTTTTTCCATCTTCAGATAAAGTATTTTATACAGCTAACATGCCCTATACagacaaaaaaataagttaCTTCAGAAGCACAAATTCACATGCTCAAGTAAAAGCTTTCTATTATGTTTCAGAGGTGCATAACAGTAACATTGCAAATGTAGAATGTAAACATAACTGGCTCTCAGAAGGCCCTAAAGTTATTATTAAGGCCTCAAAATGTAAACATAATTAGTTACTGCACTTAATGGTTACTTCTAACATATTTCTCTGAAAATCAAATTGCAACcctaatatataaaacaataaaaataaaatagaaaaacttaGAAAGATTCGACAAAGAATAATCTGCTCCAAGTTCAGTTTGACAAACAATAcatggaaaataaaatttaaagagaaTGGTAATATTCAAAATGAACTTACCAAAACCTAATATTAAGCAACAAATTGTGAATCCTGCAATTGCTGCAAGAGAAAAATCCATCTTGTACTCATTCTCCATTGTGATGATGCATGCACCAGCTTCTACTAAATGCCTTGGTGAGGAGAAAAGCATGTGCAATCTACAAAAGAAGATTATTAGCTACTTCACAACATCAAAAATTTCACATGCCATGCACTATACTATTTTACAGCACAGAACTTCAAATCCAAATATAATTTAGATAGTAGATCTTTTAATGTCCCGACttctatataaataataattatttgataaaaagatggaattgatttttttttataataagattTTTCTGGAGAAAACATCaacaataacataacttcatactATCTATTTGAACTATCCACGACgttattctgaactatccatttacttggtaaaacttccttagaccctaTCATGCTTCTTATCTTTCATCTCATATCGTACCAAACATTAGTTTGATCTTAACTCATTGAAACCAAACTAAATAAGACTCTTTCTTAATTGACATATTCTTGAACActtctaaaaatcataaaatgtgatgGCTATCACACTATGTCATTATATAACCATACACGAAGGatgtaaaataacaataaaacatatatataactttcttttattaagttcactgaataaaataatatttatttttacttacttttatatttttcaaattataaaataatgattaaataagaatcaaaacaaatactttaaataaataactaaatatggATTAGAATGTTAcgaacaaatataataacaaaatataaattaatacgAGGGACACGGgagatgaaatgaaatgaaataaatatagttaCCAGCAATTTTGAGTGATTCCCGATAAATTGGAACCTCTCTATGTACGGTTTCATAATTCCCGTAAATTAACAGGGTTTCATATCTCTGTAAATTTCAAGGAGTTTCATAATCTCATAAATTATTAGGGGTTTCAAACCCCGCTACATTTCAGGAGTTCAAACTCCTACCGCGTGAGTCATCAATTTTAGTACGTTTTCTTGGGATTTCAAATTCcgttaattttatcattaatttcttttattgcacgtgaattgattttttttaatgcataTAAATATGAGACAATGAAAAAGACAAAAGACAGATATTCTTAAATTAATGGTGAAACAgtattattttttcatgaaaGCTCCAAGAATCTCACACGTACTATGTTTAATTACTATGTAACAATAAACACcacacatttcaaaatacactAAACATAACACTCTCACTGTGAGACTTAGCTAATTTTGAATTCATGCACACACTCATTACCTGAACTTAGGAAAGTACAATCTGTTAATTTATTCTGAAAAAGACCTAAAAGCCAATATAATCAGGTGTAACTGACTTAACACAGAAATCATTGAAACAAAGCAATGAAGGTCGTTTACCGTGAAGTCGCCATCAACGCAAATGGTATGTCCTGTAATGTAAGAAGTTGCAGGCAAGCATAGAAATGCCACCAACGAAGACACCTCCTCTGCCTCTCTAATCCCTCTGAGAGGGGTTTGAGAAATTACGGCATTCATAACAGTTTCCTCTTTAGAGTGCTTCAAACACAACACGATAACATGATGCCCTCAGTccacatgaaaaagaaaataaatggcAACAATAATCATACACTAACATTTCCAACAAAAATGTTACCTTTTTCCAAAAGAGGAGTTCATATTGGCCCTGGTGCAACACAACTAGTCCTTACAGGTTGCCTAATCGGTCTGTGAACTCTCACCCACTTTGCCACCCTAGTAATAAGAGATcttgtaaataatatattttaatttcaagcttttattaaatatctatatttaaaaatgctATAACCTTAAAACAGAAAATGACAACAATTCTACATAGACGAGAACAAGCAGCTGATAGGTTTTttgatttcttatttttgtgaaaAGACCATATTTAGGTAAATGCAACAAAATTGACTAACTCTATGGCATCCTTGtccaaaataaaaagtttcaaATCCCTAACCATGTTTTTGTTACTAGGCTTCCACCATAACGTGAACTGACcaacatatttaaatttctttattatattcaCAGCTTCAAAATGCAACCACGTATCAGTATCAACATTATATATCCTATGTTTCTCCCCACCAATGTAAAACAACTTTTTCTTTGCCATCACAAAATTTCCAATGTAGTCAACTGTTACATTGAACCTCATTCCCCCCATTTCATACAATTTCAAACAGACAACCACAAATTACAatccatttcaaaaaaattcattcatatgCGACTGAAAAATGAAAACCTAATCAAATTAACTATAAGAACATCAACTAA encodes the following:
- the LOC114169743 gene encoding senescence-specific cysteine protease SAG39-like, which codes for MVAKNQFYHISLPLLFCMGFLAFQVSCRTLQDATMYERHEEWMARYGKGYKDPQEREKRFRIFKENVNYIEAFNSAANKPYKLAINQFADLTNEEFIAPRNRFKGHMCSSIIRTTTFKYENVTAVPSTVDWRQKGAVTPVKNQGQCGCCWAFSAVAATEGIHKLSTGKLISLSEQELVDCDINGEDQGCGGGLMDDAFKFIIQNHGLNTEANYPYQGVDGKCNANAAGSHAATITGYEDVPANNEKALQKAVANQPVSVAIDASGSDFQFYKSGVFSGSCGTELDHGVTAVGYGVSDDGSEYWLVKNSWGTEWGEEGYIRMQRGVAAQEGLCGIAMMASYPTA